The genomic interval CAGTAAGACGGGGAACTTGTGGGGGCAGGGTTTGGGAGGGCAAACGCTGACCATACACCAAATCCCTTCCTATGGGGGGCTTGGAGAAGGGCTGGGGAAAAACCCAGGGGGATCGGATGGGTAACACCAGCGGCTCGGCCCCAACACGAAGCCTGCTCCCCCAAAAACCGGCGTCTCCGagcggggagcccccagccctgcggggTAAGGCTGGTTACGGGGAGCCACCGGTGGCCCTGGCTCAGTTGCGTGGGGTTTTCCCCACCCCGGGAGGCAGCAGGAACTCCAGTTATTGCACTCGGGAGGGATGCTGTATGGCTTTCAGCTCGGAAGCCGTGGGAGGGCGGCCCGGGAAGGCTCTTCCTTGCACACGGCCGCTTTCCCCCTTCTCTGGTGGCGGGAGGGAGGAAGGCGCAGCCCTGGAGAGCGGAGGCACAGGCGGTGCTGATGGCTGTCGTCCTCTCAGGAACTGCCCGCGGGGTCTGGGCTTCCCTTGGGGTGCTCcaagagaggcagagagagggctgctggctgcactcGGCAGGCTGGATGGCCccagagcaggggaagggaaggggaggaagagaaagagagggttAGTAGCAGAAATACAccaggggaaagcagcagcgGTTTGCCAGGGGTTGCCCAGCGGATGCTGAGGCCAGAAATCCAACCTGCTCCGGGGATgagacagcagcagggagaaagCCCCGTGCCTGCTGCCACGTCTCAAGctgtggggacaggagagagggcagtgctgcagcccctggcaccGGGCAGTCAAAGCCGTGCTAATTCACCACGTGCTTTGAAGGGAACTTACCTCAGCTCCGGGCACGCTGAAGGACAAACGGAGTCACAGGGCGATGCAGGGGAGGGATGGACTGAACCCCAAAGCGCACCAGAGCTGGGGTGAGGGATCTGatccagctcccagccctctgCTCACCACAACCACCAGATTTCACCATCAACTGGGGGTTTCCCAGCAGCTCCACCGAGCACAAACCACCACCACGCTCTGTCCAGCAAACCCCGAGCTCCACAGCACCTCTGCTCCGAGGCCGAACTGGTCCAGGGGCACATCATCCTCTGAGCACCACCATGCAGCCCATCTGACTACGTCTGGCAAGGGGAAACCACCCTGCACCCCTTGCCAAGGCTGCAGGAACCCCTCCATGGAAGCCCCGCACGGGTGGGATGTGGTCGGGATTTGGGGCACACGGATGGCAACGCGGCTGGAGGCGATGGGCTCGTGGAGGGAGCTGGCCATGCAGTGGGGATGAGATGGGTCACTTGGGTGGATGGCTGGGCGAGGAGAAGAAAGCACGTTCTTACCAGCTAGCCCTCAGAAAGCAGGGCTAACGTCCCAGGAGGGGGCACATCCCGTCAGGCTGTGCAGGAAATGGCAAAGTCCTGGCAGGCGTCCTCCTGGGGAAGACACCAGAGGTTACGCACCGCAGCGCCTGCGGGTACACAGGGAGGGGGCTGGGTTGGACGGGTCGGAAAAGGACGGGTCGGAAAAGGATGGGTCGGAAAAGGACAGAGATCTCCCAAAGAGCTGGGACAGGAAAAGCCCTTGGCTCCGGCTGCTGCTAAGTGTCCCTCGCGGCCCCATCCCATGGGAGATTTTAGGAGCTTCCAGGCAAGCCCTGTGACTAACGCACCGTCCAACCTGAAGGCTGAGACACCTGCCCTTTGtcttaaaggaataaaataataatccaaGCAATtaactctttaaaaatataattttattacatCGAGTAACAAAGGAAACCAGTTTAAATAAGAACAGGAAGGAGTTTGGCCCCCAATCCGCACAGCACCACTCGCCCTGTCCCGTCCCCGGGCCTGCTGCTGGAAGGTGGCACCGAGGctccctgcaggcagggacaaGCCCCCTTGGGGCCAtcagggcagcaggagcaagGAGGTAACGCTGGCTTTCAGGCTGAAGCACCCAGCCCGAGAGGTGGCACCCAGCCACGGGGAGCCTCCCGCAGCGCTCGGCGAGGGCCACCTGCCGGGATGGGGCAGAAATTCAGCAGCTtccaggctctgggcagggcCAGCCGGGCTCGCAGCGAGCCAGAGGCTGGTGGTGGAagctgggggacagggggaggcTGCGAGGTGGAGGTCAGCAGCCGTGCTggagctgccctgccctgcgctcctgctgctgctctggctcctcgcagggcagaggcagagctggtggCCACGAGGCGAGCAGGGAGAGCCCCGCAGCGAGCcagaaaggcaaggcaaggggaAGAGGCTGCTCTGCCATCCGCTGACACCCCTCGGGGCTGGCTCGGTCACTCACAGTGTGGACAGCACAACCCTGGCTAATTCAGTGGGGACAGGCTGCCCCCCTAAATGTGCTGGTGCCCCTGCCCGAGGCTGAAATTTTTGTGTTTAACTCACAGAAAACCTAACCAGGCAGCTTGACACAAAACACTGCAAGCCTCTGCCCTGGTGCTAACATGCACAACGCTATCTACATCGAATATAAAACGTTctacatagaaaaaaatctacaaattGTGCAAAATTATCCAGCAGCTTTTAGTAATGCGATTCAAGTATTGCTAACAAGGTCTGCGATTCTCCTCCACGCACGCTCCAGTGTTGGCAACCCGCAGAGCTGGCAGCCCAGCCCGGCTCGCCCACGTCCCTGCGGGCCGAGAGCGATGCTCGTGGATGCGCCGAGGCACAAGGGAATCACTCCTGaggtgctggggacagccctgctcTCATCTGCTGgccagaaaaccaaaccaaaaccacaacACGAGGTTATCAGAGACCAGCACCcgcctgctgcttcctctgtgTAACCACCTGGGGTGGGTTGGACCCTTGGGAACTCACCCACTTTTCTGTAGCCATTAATTCTTTCTGCAGGCAGGCTACAGCCAGGCTTTCCTGGCAAGCTAAGGATCCCGAACCTTACAACTGTAGCCAGCATCTCatggggagagctgcaggataGTGTGTGCGTCTCCTCTCCCCCACTAAAAGGAGGGCCCTCCTAACTTGTGTCCTTGCTGCAAAACATTGTCCTACTGGAAACATGAGGAGCTTGTCAGCACTCCCCCGGTGACCAGACAGAAAACAGGATCCTCCGGGACCCCTACGCAGCCTCCACGCCTGCTGTGAGCCAGTCTCCCCAGCTGCACGGCCACAAACTACCAAGGCACGgcagctgctggaaaagaaaagctgggaGCGGGTCGAGGCGAGAACCCAGCCATTAAGACACACAACAGCCCCTCCGTGTTGGCACAGAGGAGCAAGAGGCGTTTGTGGCAATAGCAGGGACACCAGGGAGCTTCCGCCTCCACCAGCCCAGGGGACGAGGCTCGGCAGCACGGCTCCAAGCGGGAACCCTTCGCCAGTCCCTCCTCCCATCCTCAGCCCCCCTTCACTCCCCGTGCAGGGAACACGGCGATTTCCCGGAGCAAACGCCCCCGGTTTAGAGGTCAGGGGGCTCCCCAGACCCGTTTGCTTCCCAGGTGCCGGGGGGTTCCCTGCTTTCTGCACGAGCCTGAGGGTCCTGCATCAGTCAGGAGTCCGGGCAGGCTACATCACAGTGAAacaattaaacaaaaccaataaataaataataataataaaaaaaaaggcaacgtATGGCTCAACTGAGTCTTTGGCAGCTCTGCATCGCAGGGCTGTCCTGCCTGAGGCCGGGGAGATGGGAAGGAGCTGGCCGGAGCGAGGTGCGGGCGCAGCAGGCTCGGGGCTACATCACAGCACCGCTACGGCATGCCTCCTACCATGCTGGTGTCAGGCTTGGCTCCGAAGGAAGGGACTTCGCTCTTCGGGCTGGACGGGGTCCCGACATCTGGCTGGATAAATCCTCTTCTGTCTatcaaactggaaaacaaaagggaGAGGGCGCAAGGGGAGAGGAGTCAGGCTGGCAGAAACGGAGACCAGATGCACATCAGCTGAATCAAAGCGTTTCTGGACAGTTTCTGCAGACCGCTGCCTCAGCTGGCCGGGGCAGCTAAACCCGCTCTGTCCACAAAATCGAAACCCTGCTGACACGCAGATGCCCCCGTGGCGAAGATGGGAGCTCAGAAGCCACAGAGGGTCAGAACTGGCTGTCCCCGTGGGAAGCAGCGCGCCGGCGGGAGCGGTCGGGATGGATAACGCGGCTGCCTGCCCATTAGACAAACCACAGACTTATCACACAAGCCACCGGACGGCCTTTGGGCAGTGAAAGCTTTGGGACACCACAAACCCAAGTGGGAACCGGCGGAAGGACTTTACAACAGGAAAACAACACGGAGATGTGGAAAGATTTGGAGCAAAACGCTATGCTCCCACAACCTCCCAGCTCCCTGAATCCGCACATTTACCACTGCTGAACGGCAGCGCTGGCATTTTGGCACCTCTGAAGCCAACAAAGAGCAGTGGGCAATGGGGAGAGCAGGGCCAGATACAAAACACACCGACTGGAGCTGCACAACCTTCCCCTGCTGTCAAACTACACAGTGTTAGCACCTCGGGGTTGCTCCACGTAAATCCGCAGCAGGCCCAGTGAGCAAATTCTGCTCAAGGGTGCAggtcctcagctgctgcagcacagcacggcTCTGCCCGAGTGCACCCTCTTGTGTCAGAGCAGCAGTAACAATCCCGTGCTGCTCGTGGGACGAAAGGAGAAGCAGCCGCAGGTGCCTGCGCTTCAGGCTGAAAGCCAGCAGTGGTCCTGGTTATCTCACAGGTAAGAGAATTTGGTGGGGTGCTGCTGAGTATTTCAGGTAATCCAAGTTGGTAAAAACCAGGGTGTTCACACTGCCTGGGGCAGATcgctgctggctgcttgcagcagagaaaaacGCGCTAAGAAGCACTGCCACCGCCAGCATTTACCATCTGCTGCCGAGCCCTTTGGTGCTGTTCCTCTCCCCTTACTGAATCGCCAGACATCTTAGCTGCAAGCTCCATGAAACAATTACAGGCGGCCCAAACTCATCAAGTTCAAACAGGAGAAGCAACAGCTCTCCTGGGAGTCGGGGTAACCCAAAGCTGTGCTTGCCGAGGCCGCTCTCAGAGCCGGGTGCAGCTCCCGGCGCAGGCTCTCACCTGGGATGGAACGGGCCACACAGCACCGCGCAGCAGTTTGTGAGGATACTTTTATGGCTGTAAGGATTGGCAAACTCTGAGCCCCTCTTATTTGACCAGGACCCTTtgatctgaaagaaaaggacacGTGCAGATTAAGGTAGGGAAGATGCGATAGTAGCTAATTACGCAGCGATGGACTCAGTTAAAACCCTTGCTCACGAGGCGGAAAGTTTGCCTTAGTGCAAACAGCCTCCCTCAATCTGCTTGGACGAGCAGgacagctgcaggaaggcagccGGAGGAGACAGCAgtgtgctgctcctgcctctgccagggctcagccctgcagcttgAAGGCTCCGAAGCTGCGTCCTCCCGTGCTGCATGCCAGCTTGGCAGTGTCACTGCCTTCATCGccagctgcctcctcccctcGTCCTCTCCTAGGCTGAGAGCTTGTTGGAGCAGGGCTCCGGTCCCCCTGTGCTGAGGGCTAAATAAACAGTGAGGAGCTTCCCGGGGCattctgtaaaaggaaaaaatgatctCCTGATCTCCTCCTGATCTCCTGCGTCCCCACCCCGAGCAGCTGTCACTGCGACTCTTGATTTCGAAACTCCAGGCGCATCAAGCGGAGGCACACGAGTGGGCAGATGCTATACCTGGCCTCGGGCCCCTGGCTGCAGCGACCCATTTACCAGCACGTTTCctccttttgcttttacttcccctccccagctgcagcacaagcCTGGCACCGTGGGCAGCGTGGCCCGAGGAGCAGCGGCCACGTGCTGTGGACGTGGTGCCCTTGGTGCTGGGTACCTCCGTCAGCTTCACAGCCCTGTGCAGCCCTGCCAATAACTCTAAATTAcagaaagggggagagggaaggggaaaataaaagaaaaaaaaagaaaagggggggatGCAAACGTGCCGTCTGCAGTGCTGGAAGCTTCCAGCCAGGATTACAGGTGCTTCTAGCCAGGAGGGTGAATTCTGGTTCCTTCCGAGGCTCAGACAGATCCTGCTTTTCTGTACAATCTGCCCCGCTCGGGGCCCTCACCCGGCCCTTCGAGTCTGCACGCACCCCGGTCTTTAAGGTAAATCTCATCAGAAGACGTCTGCACATCATTTGCTTGCTAGACACGAGGAACTGACAGAGACAAAGGGACTTGCCCAGGGTCTCGCGGGACGCCTGTGGTTAGGCAGGATGCTGAATTAAGATCACCCGTGTCCCAGGCTGACACCCAGATCTCTGGGGccagctttccttttttaacctCGGGACTCCTCATTTTGAGCAAGGCCGCACACGGACTGGAAAAAACTCACACGTGACCCTTCTAACGTTGCAGCTCGTTACCTCCAGGCCTGACACGAGCGACACGTGCTGGCCTCCCACCATGATCCCCTGCTGCTGCGCCCTGGGCGGGGGCTTTTTGCTTTGCAGGGGATTTTCACAGGCACCAAGACGCTGAGCCGAGGAGTCCCTGGGAACCTCACCTCTGCTGAGAAAgtagcagggctggcagccccgcCTGCACGCAGCTTTTGGGGTGAAAGGCCAAGCTTTTAGGTACTCACGTCTTCGTTCGTCGTCAGGTTGGAGGCGACTAAGTAAGTGTGAAAACCTGAGAGGCCCAAAATAGACCAGActgagaagaaacaaatgacCAGCTCCAGCACGGTGAAACAGGAGTCAAGGAAGACTCAGGCCACAAAACCATCCCACGCGGAGATGCAGGGGCTGTGTCGGGAGGCACTCACAGTGAAGCCCACGCCGACTGGGCCACAAAAGTATCCCAGCCACCTCCCCACTCCCAATGCCCTTCTGCAGGCGTCCACCAAGGGACAACCTTCTCCAGCCATTCCCCTTCCCACATAACCTGGCAAACTGGGAAACCAGTTTGTTACTGGCCTTCGTCCCTGGCAGTGAGGTGGAACCAGAGGTGTCCACAGGCTGCGAGCGGAGAGGGGCCTGCCTGCCCCAACCAGGCCAGGGCACTAAATGAAGTTGTGGGGCAACTTAATTTagttaaaaaattattaaaaaaaaaaaaacaaaacaaaaaacagggcACCCCCATGAAGTTACCCCATTAGTAACTGCCCTCCTCCGTTACACAATTAGTGTTTGCTCGGCAGCCCGATGGCATCGGAAGGATATCTCGCGGGTGTTGTCTTCAGGGTGGTGAGGAAGCCATCCCTCTGCGAGCCTGCAAAGCAAAAGGTGCTGAGGAACCAGGCCCCATCGGGCAGCCTCGCATCTCCTCCGCATCCCCAGCCAACGCTTCGCTCCCCAGCACGCAGCCGCCCCCCCGCGGGCCAGGCGGATCTGCCCGGCTGCCTGCAGAGCATCTGCAGCCTGTAACTTTGCAGAAATAGCAGCGAGCAGACAGCCCCGGGAGATTTAGGGCTGGCAGGTGAGGCACTTTCCCCGCGGGGCTCAGGGCAGGTGCGCACAAAGCCCAGCGCTGCCCCAGCACCGCACCAAACTCGTTTGCTCTGGAGGGGACAACCCCGCCGGCGGCTCTCGAGGATTCCCCACAGCGAGGAGCAGGGTGGATCTGGGGCTCCCTGCAACGTGAAACCTGATTTATTCAAGCCACCTGCACTGAGAATCAGGGCTTAAACCGAGAGAAGCCAGACCCTTCCCATGCTCGTCCTACATGAACAGGAGGCCTCGAGGTGCTTTGTGCCCAGAGCGAGGCTGCTGCCTCGGTACTTACGCAGAGTGAGGTGGGTGACGACACAGGCGAAGATGAAGGCTGtcaggaaggagagggagaggatgAAGGCGTAGAAGTAGCGGTAGTTGCGCTTCCCCACGCAGTTGCCCACCCAGGGGCAGTGGTGATCGAACCTCTCTGAAAGAGAGGAACGGGGTGAGGGCTCCTGCCGGCTCCCACTCGCTGCTCAAACTCCGAAAACCGGGGGCCGCAAACTGAGCTGCCACCCACTGCAGCACAaccagcagctctctgcagcactgcattAGCAACAAgtttcagcagcactgcagcctgctgatacgcccttttttaaaaattttgatCGTTAAAGGCCAAacttctcctctccccaaacCCTGCGTGAATGCAAGCCTCGTGACTGCTAACATCTCCCATTACTAAAACTGAAATTGAGCAGGGACACGCGGCAGGTTTTCCAGTACCGGCAGCACTGGGTGTGTACACGCGGCCTCGCTGCTCCCTCTCTGCACGTCTGCTCCCCCCGCCTTCGTCGgagcagaaaatatatttcaaagttaTGAAGATAGGCCTCTAAAACCACAGAAACTGCCTGGGAACTCGGGGCAGGTGCAGTATATCTGGAAACACTCCCACCCTGTAATGAAAGGGCTGTGCTTCAGACCAACAGCACCGCCGTAACCCtcctggggggggacaccaaCGCAAACAAAACTCAGCACAAATCTGGCGCACGCCCGTTCTTCCCCACGGCTCCTCTCCAAGCCCTGTCCCAGCCGTGGCTGCTTTCCAGGCAGCGCGAGCAGGACCCGACCACCCACAGCCATCCCCAGACACCAAGCGCCGGGCAGCTCCCAGTTTTaaccctctttcagtttaaaaccactcccccttgtcctatcattatctacacgagcaaagagtccctctccatcctttttataagacccctttaagcGTTGAAAGGCTGCAACGAGGTCTCcacggagccttctcttttccaggctgaacgCTGCTCCTGCAGAGGGTGCTGGGGTCTTCCAGCTCCCCTACATGTGCCTGGGGCCGTCGGAGGCTTTTCTCGTCTTCGTTcaacccctcctgccccaccacAAGCTGAGGAACGTGGAGTAAGGACAGGGCTGAGCTAAACCAGAACCTGCAGAGGTGCCTCCACTGTCCTGGTGACCCTGAGGCCAGAGACAACCAGGAGCCTGCAGCAAACCTCGTGTTTGGTGGGGCCTTACCGATATCTCACAGCACAGTGCCCTCCGAAACAGGGAAAGCAGAGAGCGAGCACTGGGTGTGCTGCCCCCGAGGCACCAAAGTGGCACACTCGCTGTCTTGCTTTGCAATCCTTTATGGAGAGCGCAAGCAATCTGCTCCGGAACACAGAATCCTAGAACCATGAGGGTCGGAAAAGCCCTCTAGGATCATCTGGTCTGACCACCACCCTACCACCGAcgtcacccactgaaccatgtccccaggcaccacgtccagcctctCCTCCAACACCAGCACGTTCCCGCTCCCTGCACTCACCGACGCAGTTGTCGCAGACGCTGCAGTGCGAGGTGCGCGGCGGGCGGAACATCTTGCAGGTGTAGCAGTACTTGAGCTTCACCACGTACTTGTTGATGACCACCTCCATCgtgcgggcgggcgggcggtaGGTAGAGGTGCCCATGCTGTCTGCAAGGGCGAGAAGGAGCAGTCAGGGCAGGGCAGGTGAAACCCAACCGACCCAATGACCCCGCGTCGCTGCGAGCTGCCTCCGGGCGGAGAAAGGCATTATTAGCGCACGATTTTAACGCCAAAGCTGGGAGGCAGCTCAGCCACGCGATTTGTTGCGGAGTTGGCAGCCAAGAAATCCAGTCGGCTCTTCACGGCATTCTTTATGTCCTTTCCCTGTCGACGGGGTGCCAAGAGGAAGGAATCTCTGCCCAGCGCTCCGAGAACATAAAGCAACTTACAAACAGCGAGCACAAAGGCAGCAGTGTTAGCGTGCCCGACTCCAGCCCATCTCCGGGTGCCGAACGGATCACGACGCGAGGAGGCAGCGGGCCCTGTTCACACGGCTGAGGTCCGTCCCTGCTGTAAGAGCAGCAGCCAAGGTTCAGAAAGCAGCGGGGGGACCTCTGCAGAAGCATCCCGCGGGAGCCAGCCTCGTCTCCAtcagggagcaggagggcagcaggcaggtcTCAAGCGCTCCAGGCAGATTGCATTGCAATCGTGGCGGCGCGCGAGGATTCCTCCTCCTCGAGGTGGGGACGGAGGATTTTTAGACGCTGCGTTTCACCTGTGTGCGCCGGCGCGCGGTTATTCATTCGGAGCTGGCGGCTGGAAGCCTCTCACCTGCTCAGCAAAAGCGTGAGCTGCAAAGCCTCTGTGCCTCGTCTGCAGTTTGGGGGTTAGTGGTTTATTTAAGTCGCTCTTGAAAG from Anser cygnoides isolate HZ-2024a breed goose chromosome 24, Taihu_goose_T2T_genome, whole genome shotgun sequence carries:
- the ZDHHC18 gene encoding palmitoyltransferase ZDHHC18 isoform X1; translation: MQERGYRHIPPAAPGPGPGPEPPPPAVPAAAASSSASSEGPGPARRPRRKWEVFPGRNRFYCGGRLMLARHSGVFVLTLGLILATSGLFFAFDCPFLASHLTLAIPIIAAVLFFFVISCLLQTSFRDPGILPRATPSEAADLEKRIDSMGTSTYRPPARTMEVVINKYVVKLKYCYTCKMFRPPRTSHCSVCDNCVERFDHHCPWVGNCVGKRNYRYFYAFILSLSFLTAFIFACVVTHLTLRSQRDGFLTTLKTTPASVLELVICFFSVWSILGLSGFHTYLVASNLTTNEDIKGSWSNKRGSEFANPYSHKSILTNCCAVLCGPFHPSLIDRRGFIQPDVGTPSSPKSEVPSFGAKPDTSMALRCVTSGVFPRRTPARTLPFPAQPDGMCPLLGR
- the ZDHHC18 gene encoding palmitoyltransferase ZDHHC18 isoform X2, producing MQERGYRHIPPAAPGPGPGPEPPPPAVPAAAASSSASSEGPGPARRPRRKWEVFPGRNRFYCGGRLMLARHSGVFVLTLGLILATSGLFFAFDCPFLASHLTLAIPIIAAVLFFFVISCLLQTSFRDPGILPRATPSEAADLEKRIDSMGTSTYRPPARTMEVVINKYVVKLKYCYTCKMFRPPRTSHCSVCDNCVERFDHHCPWVGNCVGKRNYRYFYAFILSLSFLTAFIFACVVTHLTLRSQRDGFLTTLKTTPASVLELVICFFSVWSILGLSGFHTYLVASNLTTNEDIKGSWSNKRGSEFANPYSHKSILTNCCAVLCGPFHPSLIDRRGFIQPDVGTPSSPKSEVPSFGAKPDTSMEDACQDFAISCTA
- the ZDHHC18 gene encoding palmitoyltransferase ZDHHC18 isoform X3: MQERGYRHIPPAAPGPGPGPEPPPPAVPAAAASSSASSEGPGPARRPRRKWEVFPGRNRFYCGGRLMLARHSGVFVLTLGLILATSGLFFAFDCPFLASHLTLAIPIIAAVLFFFVISCLLQTSFRDPGILPRATPSEAADLEKRIDSMGTSTYRPPARTMEVVINKYVVKLKYCYTCKMFRPPRTSHCSVCDNCVERFDHHCPWVGNCVGKRNYRYFYAFILSLSFLTAFIFACVVTHLTLRSQRDGFLTTLKTTPASVLELVICFFSVWSILGLSGFHTYLVASNLTTNEDIKGSWSNKRGSEFANPYSHKSILTNCCAVLCGPFHPSLIDRRGFIQPDVGTPSSPKSEVPSFGAKPDTSMVGGMP